The Doryrhamphus excisus isolate RoL2022-K1 chromosome 1, RoL_Dexc_1.0, whole genome shotgun sequence genome includes a window with the following:
- the LOC131100397 gene encoding transmembrane protein 138-like: MNKQCSSYFSCEFHKHARDQLNRSMSPDTLSPLFLSLIGSIQDIAILLNLIIILLMLFNTYVFQVGLVAILLERFRALLMLSALYLTFSVILHSWLTNLRWLSTSKFIWTDGLQVLFVFQRAASVLYYYLYKRTSEYLGDPRLYEDSPWLRDIFERVRQ, encoded by the exons ATGAACAAGCAGTGCAGCTCGTACTTTTCATGTGAGTTCCACAAACACGCCCGAGATCAGCTAAACCGTTCCATGTCTCCTGACACCCTTTCCCCTCTTTTCCTTTCTCTTATTGGTAGCATTCAGGACATTGCCATCCTGTTGAacctcatcatcatcctcttgATGCTGTTTAACACATACGTGTTCCAGGTCGGCCTGGTTGCCATATTGTTGGAGAGATTTAGAGCGTTGCTAATGCTCTCGGCGCTCTATCTGACCTTCAGTGTAATACTCCATTCCTGGCTCACG AATCTGCGATGGCTAAGTACCAGCAAATTTATTTGGACAGATGGCCTTCAGGTGCTGTTTGTATTCCAAAGAGCCG CTTCTGTGTTGTACTACTACCTCTACAAGAGGACCTCAGAGTATTTGGGTGACCCTCGCCTCTATGAGGATTCACCGTGGCTGCGAGATATCTTTGAACGGGTCAGACAGTAA